In Aedes albopictus strain Foshan chromosome 3, AalbF5, whole genome shotgun sequence, the genomic window tcaaaaacaattagCACTTTGCTACTTAGAAGCaaaatttattcagatttttgaaTAAGAAGAGGGGTGCTTCAACTTCAAGGGAAATTAATCCTGAGATTCATccgagagttcctcctgggattgcttcaggagctccttctgaggttcctaaaggagttcttcctaggaatcctccaggagttctgcagGGTTCTTAAAGGAGTGCTCTcgagagttccttctgagattcatccgagagttcttcttaggattcctcctggcatccctgcagaagttcctcctgggattcctccaagagttctttttgggattacTAAAGGAgtacctcttgggattcctccgacagttccttctgaaattccttctggagttcctctttggattcatccaggagttcctcccgggattcatccaggagttcctcctgggattcatccagcagttgctcttgggattcctccatgagttgcttctgagattcctccatgagttcctcctgggattcctccaagagttcctcctgggattcttccaggagattctcctgggattcctccaggagttcctcctaggattcctccaagagttcctcctgggattcctccaagagttcctcctgggttttattcaagagttccttctggagctcCTCCTTGGGTAcatccaggagttgctcctgggattccttcatgagttcctcctgggattcctccaggagttcctcctgggattcctccaggagttcctcctgggattcctccaggaattcctccaggaattcctccaggagttcctcctgggattcctccaagagttcctcctgggttttattcaagagttccttctggagctcCTCTTTGGGTAcatccaggagttgctcctgggattccttcatgagttcctcctgggattcctccaggagttcctcctgggattcctccaggaattcctccaggagttcctcctgggattcctccaggaatacctccaggagttcctcctgggattcctccaacattttcttctggggtttccaaagcagtttctcctaggattcctgcaggagttcttcttgggatttctccaggagttcctcctggaatccctccagaagttccgccttggattccagaagtttctgcagcAGTTTATActgggattcttacaggatttcctgCTGGACGTCCTCGTGGGGTTCCTACAGGAGAGTAAGGATAAATCTCAGTATAAGTGCGAGTAGATTTGAAGactttctgaaaataaaatcttgAGCAAATCTTGTGAGATTATCCCGGAGGAATGCTTTGGGAAATTTTTAGATAATTGCTTGCAGGAATGCCTAAAGGTTTGttgggtggaatttctggagcagtccTTACAGAACTTCTTGAAATTTCATTGGAGAAACTCCTACTCGAATGTCTAAAAGATCTCAGTAGAACAACTCGAGAAATTCTTGCGGAAACTCCATCATAAATACCTGGTGATATTGCTGGTAGAATTTTTGTGAACTCCTGAGAAATTTTCTATGGGAACTTCTCAAACAATTCCTGAGGAAGTCCTGAAAgatcttccggaggaatttctatatgaattgcCGGCGATCATtgggaagaaacttctagaaacaCTTTTGGAAGAACACCTGGAATATTTTCcacagaaatttatgaaaattttttttttcctcagtattttcagatttttttagaaatttcctaaagaatttcttaaagaactccgacaagatttcctgggaaaattctcggagaaatatcCTGGAAGGGTTTCTAGGAGAACTTCCGCATCCACATTAGAAAGATCCTGTAATTCTGGAAGAGATATCTGTAAAAATCTATTGGAGGAGCGCgcggaagaaattttcgaagaaatccgtgaagaatactcagaaaaaaatttcgtaagaatttctgaatgaattcctgggcgaatacttggaatatttttttgagaaacttttagaagaattcccgaaaaaacttcTAGGAATCAAATCCAaaagaaaaaacttttgaaaataaaaagattttcgaaagaattttcagaattgCAGGAGGTACATCTGGATATACCTGAAGAAAGTAGTTTCGAAGGAACTACTAAAAGTGTTCCTAGAACCTCTATTTGGAAAACTTATGGAAGAACCTTCCAAGGAGATCTCTTTCTCACAGTAGAATTTATAACAAAATTACCAGTGAACCCCGATAAGTAAACTCAGTAGATTCTAGCTGAGGTTATTATAAGATGACCTTGATAAAAATACTTTAAACTTACACCTAAAGTTGCCCTTAAGCACCATTATTGGATTCTATGTCGAAACTGAAAATCAAACAATGTACCCAGTAAAATATCTTCATCGTCATCTCACTTTTTGTGTCTCTTTCCTTGTTTCAGCGTCGCTGCGATGTATTCGTAGAACTGCTGGACAGCGGTGACGTTTCCAAGGTCTCGGTAGACACGTCCAACACGGACCCTCTGCTTCGCCTGTTGGACACCGTAGTGATCAAACTTGAGGGCGGCACCGATGAGGACCTGAAGGTACTGGACGAAAAACCGGTCGAAATTGTGAAAATTTTGCCGGAGAAGCCCAAGGTCGAGGTGAAGAAGGAACCCTCGCTGGAGGATACCATCAAGAAGGAGAAGATCAGCATCAAGGAGGAGAAGGTCGAGGAGCTGGACAAGCCCAAGGAGGAAAAAGACGAGGAGAAGGAAAAGCCTACGGGTGAGGCAGAACCCGAAGGGGAGAAGAATGAAGGCGAAAAGGAAGCGGTAGCGGAACGGGAAGAAATGGACGTGGAGCCAGCGGCGAAAGAACCCGAACCGGAAGAGGAACCTACGAGAAAAAAGGATCGCAGGAAGAGAAGCCGGTCGGACTCGGGAAGCAGTTCGTCTTCTTCGTCGTCTTCGAGTTCAAGCGATTCGGAGGATGAGAAGGAAAAAGAGAAGGAGGATAAGGAAGATGAGGAGGAAAAGAAGGATGAAGAGGAAGCAGTCGCCAAGAGTCCCAAGCCGGTTGAGGAGGAGAAGGAACCTCAAGAGGAAGTGGAGAATAACGGTCACAAGAGTGGGGATGAAGAGGAAACCGCCAAGAAGGATGAGGCTGAAGCGGAGAAAATGGAAACCGACGAACAGGTTACCGAGAACAACAAAGAAAGTGAGGAAGCTGAGAAGGAAACCGATAAAGGTGAAGAGCCAGCAGCAAACAAAGACGGCAATGAAGATATGAACGATTCGGAGAAGACGGAAACAATCGATCTGGTCAAGGATACAACTGTTGAAAGCAGTCCACGGGCGTTGCATCGTACCAGTTCGATCTTCTTGCGCAATCTGGCTCCCTCGATCACGAAGGCGGAAGTTGAAGCCATGTGCAAGCGTTACAATGGCTTCCTGCGGGTGGCAATTGCGGATCCTTTACTGGAGAGAAGGTGGTTCCGCCGTGGATGGGTCACCTTCCGGCGCGATGTGAACATCAAGGAGATTTGTTGGAATCTGAACAACATCCGCCTGAGGGATTGCGAGTTGGGAGCAATCGTAAACAAGGATCTAAGCAGAAGGGTTCGTCCGGTGAATGGATTGACCTGCCACAAGACGATTGTCCGTAGCGACATCAAGCTGTGCGCTAAGATTGCTCACAATTTGGACGATAAGGTCGGTTTGTGGAAGGACCAGGAAGACAACGGAGAGAAGAATGGAGAATCTTTTGGATTGCAATCGAAGAATCCTGTACTACAAAACATCACTGACTATCTGATCGAGGAAGCTTCGGCCGAGGAGGATGAACTGCTGGGGCTCACGACGGAAGCCGCAAAGAAGACCAACGACGGTGAACTGGTCGAACGTGACCCGCAACTTATAGAAGTTCTGGACAAGTTGATCTTGTATCTGCGCGTTGTTCACTCGATTGACTTCTACAATCACTGCGAGTACCCGTATGAGGACGAAATGCCGAATCGATGCGGCATCATCCACGCTAGAGGCCCTCCTCCCCAGAACAAGGTCACTTCCAATGAAGTTCAGGAGTACATCAGGACCTTCGAGGGCAAGATGGGATCGTTCCTGGCTCGTACCGTCGATCTCGAGGAGGAAGAGATGAAGAAGCTCGGATCCAAGGACGCCGAAGCCGAGGTGGAGAAATTCATTCAAGCCAACACGCAGGAACTGGCCAAGGACAAGTGGCTCTGTCCGCTGTCCGGCAAGAAGTTCAAGGGACCGGACTTTGTGCGTAAGCACATCTTCAACAAGCACAACGAAAAGGTCGACGAGGTTCGGAAAGAGGTGGAGTACTTCAACAACTATCTGAAGGACACCAAGCGGCCGCAGTTACCCGAACATCCGGGTAATACCAAGAAGGCACCGTCCGATGCGGCGCCGCCAACCGCTGGGTAAGTTGTAGTTACCATTGGGTCATCCTGGGTGTTACAGATCATGGATGTATACTTATTTTTACCGTTTTTCTGCAGATATCGCCCACCGTACGGAATGGCCCATGCTTACGCTCCGATGTATGCACCGTATGCCCAGCCGATGATGGCCCCGGCCGCTCGTGGCAGGCCCGGCTTTGGACGTGGCGGAAGGTGAGTTCCGATGTTAGTCTTCCTTTTAGTAGATGATTGTTGCCAATCAAGTGTCTTTCTTTACTTAcgtatgtgtgtttgtgtgtaaaTGTACCGATCCTTCCTTGGTAGTTTTTAGTTAGTTTGTTCTTTTGAAGTTGACTGCACCGACTTTcgtgaaataaaatattctgaatttccctctctttcgttgagTGGCTTTCCACGCTTTCGTCGTAATGTTCCGATCTTAAAACGGCAATCATTTTGTTCCACAGAATTCAAGACGCTCGACGGAACATACAGAATCGTTTGAGGTAAGTTCAGAGGGAAAATCGAGAAAAAGAAAAGTGCAGTTCGTCGCGATTTCAATTGGTACATTTACACACTGCCTGCCCCCCTTTTGGATTGTTAGAATAGTAGTTTCAAGGTGTCCGTCCACACTAGTGCACATTGAGAGGAAATAATCCCAAAAGGGGAAAATATCTTGCTTGTCAAGATGATGCCTTGGGATTGTTCTTCGCAATGTGCAGTGTTTAATTTCCTAATGAAGCATCGTCCGACCACGTGACGTTGATCCGATCCAATTGTGAGTGTGTTGTTCCACAGCTTTTCTCTAGTCTCGTCGTTATTTCTCTTGGAACTACTTCTCTAATGGTCCCCCATCAAGTTAGTCGAGAGTCGGTTAGAATTTAGAAGAGAACCATCCCAGTGCCCCGGTAGGAGCTGATGATATTGATTCGGTTGCCCTTTTTCACAGAGAACCAATGGGAGAAATTCGACGGCCAATTATAGCGTACAGCGATTTGGACATGCCCAATTTTAGCGATTCTTTCCTGTAGGTAGGAAAGTTAGGAGTAGGACCGTTTGCCCCCATACGACGGAGCGCATAGTAATGACAACCTCAATCCAATGATGGGTTAATTTTTCCAAACAAGCCAAGTTTTAAAGTGGAGACTTCATGCAAAATGGAtcgttaataaagcaaaatttatCAACCATAACGGCGGTTTGGTTGTTTTACTAGAGAAAAGCTTGCAGAACAAAGTTGTATTTTATGTGTAACCAACCTCGAAATGCCTTTTATCTATCCTATCGGTATATATCTCATTCACATCAATCGCCCGTACCAATTATCATTTGTAACTTTTCAGAATGGCACCAGATTACCGTCCAGTGATTCACTACCGGGATCTGGATGCACCGCGCGAACCGGATGAGTTCATCTAAAAAAAAGCGTAAAGCCATATGCAATTGACACACCGCAGTACGTTGTTCAATTGTGTAGATAAGCCCAACCGCGATATAGCATTCACAGTAATCAGTTAGACATATTAGATACGCATAACTTATCTCAAAATTGCATTTCATTTTAGCCCCCGATACGCTAGTTGAACAGTGTGGAATAAAGGACTCAAAGCGTAGAAAAACGTTGTGTAGTGATCTCTATTTTTCATCCGAAAATCCCTGCTCCTGTTTTGCTCTCGATTGCCATAGGCAACAAAAAGAAGTCTGCGTTGTTCAGGTGCTCGTCggaatgctgcttccacctttcaatcacatcACGTCAATCCGTGTAGAGGCTTCtgcccttatccctgcatatttcggttaGCTGCTTTGGCGTAGGTATTTCTTGAAAACTGAGCAATTCAATTTTGTCGCACACGACGTCTTCCACGCGGTGTTTTTTTCTTCCGAAAGATTTCTGCTTCAACAGCCTGTGTTTGCATAGTTTCACGTTCTgctgggttccatgctgcagcataaccGAATGCGTTGCGTTCTCctaaatcgctctgcactcctcgtctatTCTCGTTCGCTTCTATTCGCTCGTTTTTCTATGTTTTGTAACAACCACTGTTATTCTGTGTAGATGCCGACTTGGAATAGCACTACCTACGGATGACATTTTCTGGTGgtaagcagtgttggtaaaaactcaaattctcaaatctcatggttgagttgtttcacgcgcgatttttgactcgccaaactcaccgccgaaaaaatcatgcatgagctgactcgtgatttcactcattgttttatttcttggtgttcttaatatTTGCATCAATGTTTTAatgattgtatgatagaacaaaatagggcccatatagccgaggcggtaaacgcacgggtgacgggttcgattcccggtcggtccaggatcttttcgtaaagaaaatttccttgacttccttgggcatagagtgtcttcgtgcctgccacattgggtggtatgaacctggtagtaaaaatccatatagaaattctgGTAGTTAAAATCCAtatagaatttctttaaaaatacctcctgcaatgtctctcaggatttctaataaaattccttccgcatttttaaCGCtaattttcttggtattccttgggtctgtgtcatttggcataaagtcatttggcataaggccgtttggcataaggtcgcttggcataaagccatttggcataacggtcatttggcataatggacacttggcataataaagaagggtgcatttcgattatgccaaatggtcattatgccaaatgaccgttatgccaaatgtctttatgctaagtgaccttatgccaaacggccttatgccaaatgactttatgccaaatgtcccgctcccgatttctcctggagtttttcacggggatgctatttcttcccagagttcctccagtgtttttctcaaaaaaatcttcgtaggatttctaccagaatttatgccgaatactctataagaatatctgtcgggataaatcgtggaatttcttacgGAACTCCTCGCGGAAATTTTACCCGATtctttccggtgttcctcttgggacttccccagaagatcttcacagaatgtctttcagagttgcagttattcctggggtttctactaaagtacctccaataatttctgaaggagttttcacgaatttactgcaagagttcctcaagagttaTCTTACATTTTTTTCCCGTGATATgttcaaaccattgctttgggctttcttcgagatgttcttcctggtctcctacagaaatttgttaaaagttttcgcgaggttcattttgaagttttacctgagatttttctcggagtatcttttggaacttctctcagaagattccttccgatgttggtcatgagatgtcttgCAGAGTTTTACTTAATTTACCCTagattttctcctaagatttttttccagagtgccttctgggatatttctcattgaattcttcttttgcattctttcagagccatgctgtttcttgtagttgtacccaggcttgataatcctcctcgaaatcaaaagagttttgcaacatgctctagagcggcgttttgcttttgcctcgtcgcgagggagcgaacgaaccccaaacagagaggcaataaaaactgagcgaggaagaggggaacaataaaagagccgatgattatttcgggtttttgagtgcgattttcgcctcgagagtctttctttgtatgggagtggaactcgcgagagctttttgagtgtgagtggacgtgagaaacacaacaagcaattatgagtgttggacactcatgtttcactcctcagaaaatcgccaaaatcgcttcctcattttctcgcgagggagtttctgtcaagcctggttgtaaaggatttcttgcagtgatccatctgagagtttttacagatattctgtgcattattcctaaaattcttcccggaatctttaccagaaattgtcccgagattctggatactcctttagggatttctcccaaagtaactgcagggattcttctacggggtttcctcagaatgtctcagATAATGTGCGAAATACCTtctggaaattcatggagaaatattcgagggaattcaaataaaatcttgcgagaaactccgcaaagtgttattgaaaaaatctcgacaggaacttcaggaaaaacctgagaaaaaattagacatctcgaaaaaatgtctaggtaatagtaatcccgaaaAGAAATATTATggggacatccaaggaggaatttcaaaaacctCATGAAATCCTGAAAGCT contains:
- the LOC115267759 gene encoding serrate RNA effector molecule homolog isoform X4, with translation MGDSDDEYDRKRRDKFRGERSAGESYARGADRTDRSRGRDDWAERGRPRQDYRDYRPPPRDRGYSPTREGPPMKRMRGDGWGDDARPRFGGHEPYGMYGGYNHDHFGMHPAGPYGHQGGYAREQQSAGDMQTQPCMMTLKQFLATQDDSISDSEAIQKYNDYKLEFKRQQLNEFFVAHKDEEWFKMKYHPEESLKRKEEQFGFLKRRCDVFVELLDSGDVSKVSVDTSNTDPLLRLLDTVVIKLEGGTDEDLKVLDEKPVEIVKILPEKPKVEVKKEPSLEDTIKKEKISIKEEKVEELDKPKEEKDEEKEKPTGEAEPEGEKNEGEKEAVAEREEMDVEPAAKEPEPEEEPTRKKDRRKRSRSDSGSSSSSSSSSSSSDSEDEKEKEKEDKEDEEEKKDEEEAVAKSPKPVEEEKEPQEEVENNGHKSGDEEETAKKDEAEAEKMETDEQVTENNKESEEAEKETDKGEEPAANKDGNEDMNDSEKTETIDLVKDTTVESSPRALHRTSSIFLRNLAPSITKAEVEAMCKRYNGFLRVAIADPLLERRWFRRGWVTFRRDVNIKEICWNLNNIRLRDCELGAIVNKDLSRRVRPVNGLTCHKTIVRSDIKLCAKIAHNLDDKVGLWKDQEDNGEKNGESFGLQSKNPVLQNITDYLIEEASAEEDELLGLTTEAAKKTNDGELVERDPQLIEVLDKLILYLRVVHSIDFYNHCEYPYEDEMPNRCGIIHARGPPPQNKVTSNEVQEYIRTFEGKMGSFLARTVDLEEEEMKKLGSKDAEAEVEKFIQANTQELAKDKWLCPLSGKKFKGPDFVRKHIFNKHNEKVDEVRKEVEYFNNYLKDTKRPQLPEHPGNTKKAPSDAAPPTAGYRPPYGMAHAYAPMYAPYAQPMMAPAARGRPGFGRGGR
- the LOC115267759 gene encoding serrate RNA effector molecule homolog isoform X1, producing the protein MGDSDDEYDRKRRDKFRGERSAGESYARGADRTDRSRGRDDWAERGRPRQDYRDYRPPPRDRGYSPTREGPPMKRMRGDGWGDDARPRFGGHEPYGMYGGYNHDHFGMHPAGPYGHQGGYAREQQSAGDMQTQPCMMTLKQFLATQDDSISDSEAIQKYNDYKLEFKRQQLNEFFVAHKDEEWFKMKYHPEESLKRKEEQFGFLKRRCDVFVELLDSGDVSKVSVDTSNTDPLLRLLDTVVIKLEGGTDEDLKVLDEKPVEIVKILPEKPKVEVKKEPSLEDTIKKEKISIKEEKVEELDKPKEEKDEEKEKPTGEAEPEGEKNEGEKEAVAEREEMDVEPAAKEPEPEEEPTRKKDRRKRSRSDSGSSSSSSSSSSSSDSEDEKEKEKEDKEDEEEKKDEEEAVAKSPKPVEEEKEPQEEVENNGHKSGDEEETAKKDEAEAEKMETDEQVTENNKESEEAEKETDKGEEPAANKDGNEDMNDSEKTETIDLVKDTTVESSPRALHRTSSIFLRNLAPSITKAEVEAMCKRYNGFLRVAIADPLLERRWFRRGWVTFRRDVNIKEICWNLNNIRLRDCELGAIVNKDLSRRVRPVNGLTCHKTIVRSDIKLCAKIAHNLDDKVGLWKDQEDNGEKNGESFGLQSKNPVLQNITDYLIEEASAEEDELLGLTTEAAKKTNDGELVERDPQLIEVLDKLILYLRVVHSIDFYNHCEYPYEDEMPNRCGIIHARGPPPQNKVTSNEVQEYIRTFEGKMGSFLARTVDLEEEEMKKLGSKDAEAEVEKFIQANTQELAKDKWLCPLSGKKFKGPDFVRKHIFNKHNEKVDEVRKEVEYFNNYLKDTKRPQLPEHPGNTKKAPSDAAPPTAGYRPPYGMAHAYAPMYAPYAQPMMAPAARGRPGFGRGGRIQDARRNIQNRLRMAPDYRPVIHYRDLDAPREPDEFI
- the LOC115267759 gene encoding serrate RNA effector molecule homolog isoform X3, whose translation is MGDSDDEYDRKRRDKFRGERSAGESYARGADRTDRSRGRDDWAERGRPRQDYRDYRPPPRDRGYSPTREGPPMKRMRGDGWGDDARPRFGGHEPYGMYGGYNHDHFGMHPAGPYGHQGGYAREQQSAGDMQTQPCMMTLKQFLATQDDSISDSEAIQKYNDYKLEFKRQQLNEFFVAHKDEEWFKMKYHPEESLKRKEEQFGFLKRRCDVFVELLDSGDVSKVSVDTSNTDPLLRLLDTVVIKLEGGTDEDLKVLDEKPVEIVKILPEKPKVEVKKEPSLEDTIKKEKISIKEEKVEELDKPKEEKDEEKEKPTGEAEPEGEKNEGEKEAVAEREEMDVEPAAKEPEPEEEPTRKKDRRKRSRSDSGSSSSSSSSSSSSDSEDEKEKEKEDKEDEEEKKDEEEAVAKSPKPVEEEKEPQEEVENNGHKSGDEEETAKKDEAEAEKMETDEQVTENNKESEEAEKETDKGEEPAANKDGNEDMNDSEKTETIDLVKDTTVESSPRALHRTSSIFLRNLAPSITKAEVEAMCKRYNGFLRVAIADPLLERRWFRRGWVTFRRDVNIKEICWNLNNIRLRDCELGAIVNKDLSRRVRPVNGLTCHKTIVRSDIKLCAKIAHNLDDKVGLWKDQEDNGEKNGESFGLQSKNPVLQNITDYLIEEASAEEDELLGLTTEAAKKTNDGELVERDPQLIEVLDKLILYLRVVHSIDFYNHCEYPYEDEMPNRCGIIHARGPPPQNKVTSNEVQEYIRTFEGKMGSFLARTVDLEEEEMKKLGSKDAEAEVEKFIQANTQELAKDKWLCPLSGKKFKGPDFVRKHIFNKHNEKVDEVRKEVEYFNNYLKDTKRPQLPEHPGNTKKAPSDAAPPTAGYRPPYGMAHAYAPMYAPYAQPMMAPAARGRPGFGRGGRMAPDYRPVIHYRDLDAPREPDEFI
- the LOC115267759 gene encoding serrate RNA effector molecule homolog isoform X2 — translated: MGDSDDEYDRKRRDKFRGERSAGESYARGADRTDRSRGRDDWAERGRPRQDYRDYRPPPRDRGYSPTREGPPMKRMRGDGWGDDARPRFGGHEPYGMYGGYNHDHFGMHPAGPYGHQGGYAREQQSAGDMQTQPCMMTLKQFLATQDDSISDSEAIQKYNDYKLEFKRQQLNEFFVAHKDEEWFKMKYHPEESLKRKEEQFGFLKRRCDVFVELLDSGDVSKVSVDTSNTDPLLRLLDTVVIKLEGGTDEDLKVLDEKPVEIVKILPEKPKVEVKKEPSLEDTIKKEKISIKEEKVEELDKPKEEKDEEKEKPTGEAEPEGEKNEGEKEAVAEREEMDVEPAAKEPEPEEEPTRKKDRRKRSRSDSGSSSSSSSSSSSSDSEDEKEKEKEDKEDEEEKKDEEEAVAKSPKPVEEEKEPQEEVENNGHKSGDEEETAKKDEAEAEKMETDEQVTENNKESEEAEKETDKGEEPAANKDGNEDMNDSEKTETIDLVKDTTVESSPRALHRTSSIFLRNLAPSITKAEVEAMCKRYNGFLRVAIADPLLERRWFRRGWVTFRRDVNIKEICWNLNNIRLRDCELGAIVNKDLSRRVRPVNGLTCHKTIVRSDIKLCAKIAHNLDDKVGLWKDQEDNGEKNGESFGLQSKNPVLQNITDYLIEEASAEEDELLGLTTEAAKKTNDGELVERDPQLIEVLDKLILYLRVVHSIDFYNHCEYPYEDEMPNRCGIIHARGPPPQNKVTSNEVQEYIRTFEGKMGSFLARTVDLEEEEMKKLGSKDAEAEVEKFIQANTQELAKDKWLCPLSGKKFKGPDFVRKHIFNKHNEKVDEVRKEVEYFNNYLKDTKRPQLPEHPGNTKKAPSDAAPPTAGYRPPYGMAHAYAPMYAPYAQPMMAPAARGRPGFGRGGREPMGEIRRPIIAYSDLDMPNFSDSFL
- the LOC115267759 gene encoding serrate RNA effector molecule homolog isoform X5, giving the protein MKYHPEESLKRKEEQFGFLKRRCDVFVELLDSGDVSKVSVDTSNTDPLLRLLDTVVIKLEGGTDEDLKVLDEKPVEIVKILPEKPKVEVKKEPSLEDTIKKEKISIKEEKVEELDKPKEEKDEEKEKPTGEAEPEGEKNEGEKEAVAEREEMDVEPAAKEPEPEEEPTRKKDRRKRSRSDSGSSSSSSSSSSSSDSEDEKEKEKEDKEDEEEKKDEEEAVAKSPKPVEEEKEPQEEVENNGHKSGDEEETAKKDEAEAEKMETDEQVTENNKESEEAEKETDKGEEPAANKDGNEDMNDSEKTETIDLVKDTTVESSPRALHRTSSIFLRNLAPSITKAEVEAMCKRYNGFLRVAIADPLLERRWFRRGWVTFRRDVNIKEICWNLNNIRLRDCELGAIVNKDLSRRVRPVNGLTCHKTIVRSDIKLCAKIAHNLDDKVGLWKDQEDNGEKNGESFGLQSKNPVLQNITDYLIEEASAEEDELLGLTTEAAKKTNDGELVERDPQLIEVLDKLILYLRVVHSIDFYNHCEYPYEDEMPNRCGIIHARGPPPQNKVTSNEVQEYIRTFEGKMGSFLARTVDLEEEEMKKLGSKDAEAEVEKFIQANTQELAKDKWLCPLSGKKFKGPDFVRKHIFNKHNEKVDEVRKEVEYFNNYLKDTKRPQLPEHPGNTKKAPSDAAPPTAGYRPPYGMAHAYAPMYAPYAQPMMAPAARGRPGFGRGGRIQDARRNIQNRLRMAPDYRPVIHYRDLDAPREPDEFI